TCAATCTGTCTGATTATTTGGATACAGGACTTTTTTTGGATCATCGTATCACAAGAGATTGGTTAAGGAAAGTTTCGAAAGGTAAATCTGTTTTGAATTTATTTTCATACACAGGTGCATTTTCCGTCTATGCAGCGTCAGGTGGTGCAAACAAAACCAAAAGTGTAGATCTCTCCAAAACATATTGCGATTGGGCATTGAAAAATTTGGAACACAACGGTTTTAAATCTGCCAATCACCAAATTATAAATGCTGACATTTTGCAATGGATCGAAGAAGAAACAAAAAATCCTAACCGGGAACGTTATGATTTAATTTTTCTAGATCCTCCAACCTTTTCCAATAGTAAAAAAATGCGAGAGGAATGGGATGTACAAACAAAACATAAAAATCTTCTGTTATTACTTTTAACAAAATTTCTTTCTGATAATGGAGAAATTTGGTTCTCTACCAATTTTAGGAAATTCAAAATGGAAGTTGAAGAGGAAGAGTGGACCGAACGTGGTTTTATTTGTGTCAACCGTTCCAAAGAATCAATTCCAGCAGATTTTCGTGATGAAAAAATTCATCAGTTGTTCTGCATCCAACCAGAACCCAATATTTAACCACTAATATTTAACAAAAGGATCAATCCGTTCGGCGAGAATTCTGCGGTTTTCGCCAGACTGTAAAGACAATATCCCTCGCATGATGGCTTGTCGTTCGTTACTCTCTCGTTTGGCGACCACTTTGAGTTGGTTCGAGATAGGCAGTAGGATTAAATTCGCAAATGAGATTCCGTAAAAGGTGGCGATGAAGGCAGTTGCAATTCCTTGGCCAAGAACTTTTGTCCCTCCATCTAAATTTTCAAGAACTGTCACAAGTCCAAGAACAGTTCCAATGATTCCCACTGTGGGAGAGAAACCTGCAGCGGTTTCAAAAACTTTTGCAGATTTTATATCATTCTTTTCTTCCTCTTCGTGTGCTTCCCACAAAATTTCTTCAATGGTTCTGGGGTCTGACCCATCAACAATCAATTGAATCCCTTTTTGTAAAAACGGGTTCTCTAACTTTTTAGCTTCATCTTCTAATGACAATAACCCATCTTTTCTAGCTTTTTCCCAAAATCGAAAAAATATTAGCTTTAGATCTTTTTCTTTTTTTCTAGAAAGTGCAAATCGTGTATCTCTAACAGCTTTAGTCACTTGTGAAATGGAATAGGAAGCAAAGGTGGCACCTAACGTTCCGCCTACGATTAGCAACATTGCAGGAAGATGAAAAAAGGAACGTAACGATGCACCTTCGATTAAAATTGCAACAAACACCGATAAAACGGCTGCGAGGATTCCGAGTAATGTGGAATGGATCATTGAATTCTTGCCTCTCTCAAATCTGGTCGAACACTCAACCTTCTGAGTGAATCTTTTTTTTCTATAACTTCGTTTTTAAGTCTTTCCCAAATCACAGAATCAGGATTTTCTCTTATTCTTGCACTGATAATAGGTTCTACTTCTTTCCAGTTTTCCTGATTAATGAATAATCGAACGCGCGCTAACTCTAGTTCATTTGCTTGGTCAGTTTGATTGTTTATCCGATAAAATCTTTCCAAGGAACTCATTGTACGAAGGGCATTGTTCCAATCGCCTAAAGATTCAAACATAGGTATCAAAGAATTCCAAGCGAATTCTTGGAATTCAACATCGGAACTTAAGTCCTCGAGAATGGGAATGTATTCCGCTTCCGGCGTTGTGAATTTTAAACTATTAAAAGCAATTCTCAGTAAATCAGGTTTTGGTGGTTCAAATTTCCTTGCGATGGCAATGGCATCCAAAGCTAGTTTGTTTTGTCCAATCGTATGGTAAAACCTTGCATATTCTGCAAAGGATTCGTAATAAAGATGTTTAATCTCAAGTGCATCTTTTCTCAAATCACCCGATGAATATTTCAATACAGAATCAATGACTGCTACTACCTCTAAGGTAGTTGCATTATCTAATTTTTCTGCGAAGTATTTTAATTTCCAATCTGATGGCAAAGTGTTAGCAAAGCCAATTTTTGATTCTAAATAACTTGGGTAATAAATATCGAAATTCCAGTATGACTTTCGACTCAAAAGTGATAAGGCATTGATGTGATGAAATTGATTGGATTTATTTCTAGTTGTTAAGATTAGGAATGGATGTTGCTCCTGGCTCAATCTCTCAATGTAAGAAATGATTTGTGATTGGTTGGAACTAAGGCCTAAAACGACGGTTTTATCTTTGATTTCCGAATGTTTTGGTAAAAATGGATTTGATTCAAATGGTAAAAAAGATTTATAATAAATATAATCTTTGTTATTGAAAGTTATATTGGTAATTGCAAATGGGATTG
The sequence above is drawn from the Leptospira harrisiae genome and encodes:
- a CDS encoding class I SAM-dependent methyltransferase, with translation MTERGFGALTMFENRLRKLKKEREKWAKRESVDCYRIYSEDIPQVPCILDRYPNGLVLYDKSSLRFQAEEGHEERFDRIAAIAREVFQITEEQLYLKRRKKQKGSDQYDKFAIEGNFQWVKESNLEFRVNLSDYLDTGLFLDHRITRDWLRKVSKGKSVLNLFSYTGAFSVYAASGGANKTKSVDLSKTYCDWALKNLEHNGFKSANHQIINADILQWIEEETKNPNRERYDLIFLDPPTFSNSKKMREEWDVQTKHKNLLLLLLTKFLSDNGEIWFSTNFRKFKMEVEEEEWTERGFICVNRSKESIPADFRDEKIHQLFCIQPEPNI
- a CDS encoding motility protein A, which translates into the protein MIHSTLLGILAAVLSVFVAILIEGASLRSFFHLPAMLLIVGGTLGATFASYSISQVTKAVRDTRFALSRKKEKDLKLIFFRFWEKARKDGLLSLEDEAKKLENPFLQKGIQLIVDGSDPRTIEEILWEAHEEEEKNDIKSAKVFETAAGFSPTVGIIGTVLGLVTVLENLDGGTKVLGQGIATAFIATFYGISFANLILLPISNQLKVVAKRESNERQAIMRGILSLQSGENRRILAERIDPFVKY